In one Mus caroli chromosome 14, CAROLI_EIJ_v1.1, whole genome shotgun sequence genomic region, the following are encoded:
- the LOC110309950 gene encoding tRNA wybutosine-synthesizing protein 5-like — MDHVFIQVTGKKQIVLFSLGDAQHLYLSGCKSEVLNAGSPEPDKSPPFPKVRRYECSLEAGDDLLTPALWFHTVISEEFVVGGNSFRKHLPWEPYDTTDTRGNRDPVAASRAVQILDRALKTLAELSEEYRDFYTC; from the coding sequence ATGGATCATGTTTTCATACAAGTGACAGGAAAGAAGCAAATTGTGCTGTTCAGTCTTGGAGATGCACAACATTTATATTTATCGGGTTGTAAATCAGAAGTGCTGAATGCTGGCAGCCCAGAGCCGGATAAATCCCCACCCTTTCCTAAGGTGAGGAGGTATGAGTGTTCTCTTGAAGCTGGTGATGACCTACTCACTCCTGCCTTATGGTTCCATACGGTAATCTCTGAGGAGTTTGTAGTGGGAGGGAATAGCTTTCGGAAGCACCTTCCATGGGAACCCTACGACACAACGGATACCCGTGGTAACAGAGATCCTGTAGCAGCATCCAGAGCTGTGCAGATCTTGGACAGAGCTTTGAAAACACTGGCTGAATTATCAGAGGAATACAGGGACTTCTATACATGCTAA